Proteins encoded in a region of the Desulfomonilaceae bacterium genome:
- a CDS encoding PAS domain S-box protein, whose protein sequence is MKTAKLTASLLLPAFILAISILAYIQIPVTFESSQLLLILNTLFIGLIPMAIAYLAARVYMSSGSTGFLLMGCGMLTFGLSSILAAAFINLSDGPNILVTIHNSGVLLSAICQTIGAMLFIGGGTSWAVRGKGPCPVIGIYGGVVLLTLLFSLVTAVGFLPRFFVQGVGPTVLRQFVLISAMNLYIFSAVLFMIHYRRWRSDFIYWYALALAMISVGLFGILLQKSVGCPIGWLGRSAQYLGGSFGLIAILMAVSGAISKKLSIEESIALLFLDAETSYRNLVEMAADSIITFDQDGRIIGWNSAAERMFDRSKSEAIGSIFFNLIIPSQYAVLIRTQIESLREKSQKLITATVAEIEARRKNGALFPVEVSLSVREAPQGWLCSCIVRDISDRKQAEVELRKSEEKFRRILETANEGFWIMDGLHTTELVNKKMADMLGYDVEEIVGKKVEDFIFADDMWSHEMKMADRHQGQTASYERRFRKKDGTALWALVSATAMLDPDGHFCGSFAMFTDITERKFAEQKLQKSEERYRKLVEFLPKMIGVHVKQKWVYMNPAGVELLGARHEKELLGREVKEIVSPEFWDVVRSRVEKIEMEGTSTPEIEQKFIRMDGERIDVSVAGVPIDFHGESGVLVFAEDISSRKSADEELRRSHDELKRSNTELEQFAYVASHDMQEPLRMVSSYMQLIERRYKGQLDADADDFIGYAVDGAKRMRLLIRDLLEYSRVGTHGKTFGAVDCETLLTQVINHLQLSIEDNGATVTHDQLPIVIADGDQLARVFQNLINNALKFRKDAPPSIHISVEPNDNDWQFSVSDNGIGIEPQYADRIFVIFQRLHSNAEYPGTGIGLAICKKIVERHGGRIWVRSEQGDGATFIFAIPKQDTEF, encoded by the coding sequence ATGAAAACCGCTAAACTAACGGCCTCCCTCTTGCTGCCGGCGTTTATCCTGGCAATCTCAATACTAGCCTACATTCAAATCCCGGTCACATTTGAGTCCAGTCAGCTTCTCCTGATTCTCAACACTTTGTTTATCGGCTTGATCCCAATGGCCATAGCCTACCTCGCAGCTCGGGTCTACATGAGTTCCGGTTCGACAGGTTTTCTGCTGATGGGATGCGGTATGCTGACCTTTGGGTTAAGTTCCATACTGGCCGCGGCATTCATAAATCTATCCGATGGCCCAAACATCCTGGTTACCATTCATAATTCAGGAGTCCTTCTGAGCGCCATTTGCCAAACTATTGGAGCGATGTTGTTTATTGGCGGAGGGACTTCCTGGGCAGTTCGCGGCAAGGGTCCTTGCCCCGTCATAGGTATTTACGGCGGAGTTGTTCTTTTGACCCTTCTTTTTTCCCTGGTGACTGCGGTTGGTTTTCTCCCACGGTTCTTTGTTCAAGGGGTAGGTCCCACAGTTTTAAGACAATTTGTGCTGATAAGCGCCATGAACCTCTACATTTTTAGCGCTGTCCTGTTCATGATTCATTACCGAAGATGGCGCTCCGATTTTATTTACTGGTATGCCCTCGCTCTTGCGATGATAAGCGTAGGACTATTTGGAATTCTATTACAAAAATCAGTAGGATGCCCGATAGGCTGGTTAGGTCGGTCAGCTCAATACCTCGGGGGCTCGTTCGGTCTCATTGCCATTTTGATGGCGGTGAGCGGCGCCATTTCCAAGAAATTGTCCATTGAGGAATCGATAGCGCTCCTTTTCCTAGACGCTGAGACTAGCTACAGAAATCTTGTGGAAATGGCTGCGGACTCAATCATAACGTTTGATCAAGACGGTAGGATTATAGGATGGAATTCCGCAGCGGAACGAATGTTTGACAGATCAAAAAGTGAGGCCATCGGGTCGATTTTCTTTAACCTCATAATTCCGAGCCAATACGCAGTTCTTATAAGAACCCAGATTGAGTCACTCCGGGAAAAGTCCCAGAAATTAATTACAGCAACAGTAGCGGAAATCGAAGCAAGGCGCAAAAATGGCGCACTGTTTCCTGTTGAAGTATCCCTGTCTGTCAGGGAAGCGCCTCAAGGCTGGCTATGTTCGTGCATCGTCAGGGATATATCCGACCGCAAGCAGGCTGAAGTTGAGCTTAGAAAGAGTGAGGAGAAGTTCCGGAGAATTTTGGAAACCGCCAACGAAGGTTTCTGGATCATGGATGGACTACATACTACCGAATTGGTCAACAAAAAGATGGCCGACATGCTTGGCTACGATGTTGAAGAAATCGTCGGCAAGAAAGTGGAAGATTTTATTTTTGCCGACGATATGTGGAGCCATGAGATGAAAATGGCAGACCGACATCAGGGGCAAACCGCGTCATATGAGAGACGATTCCGAAAAAAAGACGGGACAGCGCTCTGGGCGCTTGTTTCAGCCACGGCGATGCTTGATCCGGACGGCCATTTCTGTGGTTCGTTCGCTATGTTTACCGATATTACCGAACGTAAATTCGCTGAACAGAAACTCCAGAAGAGTGAAGAACGCTATCGAAAGCTCGTAGAGTTCCTCCCCAAAATGATAGGTGTCCATGTTAAACAAAAGTGGGTCTACATGAATCCGGCTGGTGTGGAACTTCTAGGCGCCAGGCATGAAAAAGAACTCCTGGGAAGAGAAGTGAAAGAAATAGTGAGCCCGGAATTTTGGGATGTCGTTCGATCAAGAGTAGAAAAAATCGAAATGGAAGGGACGTCTACCCCGGAAATTGAGCAGAAATTTATCCGGATGGACGGTGAAAGAATCGACGTGAGTGTAGCGGGGGTTCCAATTGACTTTCATGGAGAATCAGGGGTTCTCGTATTCGCTGAAGACATTTCCTCCAGGAAAAGTGCTGACGAAGAGCTGCGGAGATCTCATGATGAACTGAAGCGTTCCAACACGGAGTTGGAGCAGTTCGCGTATGTCGCCTCGCATGACATGCAGGAACCTTTACGAATGGTGTCCAGCTACATGCAACTTATCGAACGTCGCTACAAAGGACAACTCGACGCGGACGCCGATGATTTTATAGGGTACGCAGTTGACGGCGCCAAACGTATGCGGTTGTTAATTCGCGACCTCCTGGAATACTCAAGGGTGGGAACTCACGGCAAGACTTTTGGAGCCGTTGACTGTGAAACGCTGTTAACTCAGGTCATTAATCATCTTCAACTATCGATTGAGGACAATGGCGCTACGGTGACACATGACCAACTCCCGATAGTGATTGCGGACGGCGACCAACTGGCCAGAGTATTCCAGAATCTCATCAACAATGCGTTGAAATTCAGGAAGGATGCCCCCCCATCTATTCATATATCAGTGGAACCTAATGACAACGATTGGCAATTTTCAGTCAGCGATAACGGCATTGGCATTGAGCCACAATATGCGGATCGAATATTCGTAATTTTCCAGAGGTTGCACAGTAATGCTGAATATCCCGGAACAGGCATAGGCCTGGCTATTTGCAAAAAGATCGTGGAAAGACATGGAGGACGCATCTGGGTTAGATCAGAGCAGGGCGATGGAGCCACCTTTATTTTCGCGATCCCAAAGCAGGATACAGAGTTCTAA
- a CDS encoding LutB/LldF family L-lactate oxidation iron-sulfur protein: MSEKISPLDFRKNAAKAVENTSLRQAMRTATDMFISKRNEGLSSVPIETWRDQASAIRLDVLDHLPEYVDKFSFHATRAGAVVHRARDAQTAREVIRDILRDHGARKIVKAKSMITEEMRLNEYLEESGFHVVETDLGEYIVQIAGEKPSHILAPAIHKTRRQVGELFSEKLSVPYSDDPFVLTKIARTVLREEFLTADAGISGANFAVADSGSLAIFTNEGNGRMVTTLPRLHIAALSIEKIIPTLNDLSLFARLLPRSATGQILSSYLSIITGSRKPGESTGTRELHIVLLDNGRSEILGGKYREILKCIRCSACFNVCPVYRTIGGHAYGVTYPGPMGIVLTSLLEGMGGTYPLVDATTLCGACVEVCPVRVPLVKLLTMLREERVDKGMTSFAERAAMNTYGLSTGNRRLFSLGQRISKVLWPTLNKINSKGIINRLPKPASQSFGQKNR, from the coding sequence ATGAGTGAGAAAATTTCGCCTTTAGATTTTCGTAAAAATGCCGCCAAAGCAGTCGAGAACACATCGCTTCGTCAAGCCATGCGAACAGCCACGGACATGTTCATTTCCAAAAGGAACGAGGGCCTGTCCAGCGTGCCCATCGAAACATGGAGGGACCAAGCTTCGGCAATACGGCTTGATGTACTGGACCACCTACCAGAGTATGTTGATAAGTTTTCCTTCCATGCCACAAGGGCTGGAGCTGTGGTGCATCGAGCGCGCGACGCTCAAACCGCCAGAGAGGTTATCCGTGACATCCTGAGGGATCATGGGGCCAGAAAGATTGTTAAAGCCAAGTCCATGATCACGGAAGAGATGCGCCTCAACGAATACCTTGAGGAATCTGGATTCCATGTTGTCGAAACAGATCTCGGTGAGTACATAGTTCAGATCGCGGGCGAAAAGCCGTCCCACATCCTGGCTCCGGCTATTCACAAGACCCGACGGCAGGTTGGCGAACTGTTTTCGGAGAAGCTGAGTGTGCCTTACTCCGACGATCCCTTTGTTCTGACAAAAATAGCGAGGACCGTTCTCAGGGAAGAATTCCTCACCGCTGACGCAGGGATTTCGGGGGCCAACTTCGCCGTGGCTGATTCAGGAAGCCTGGCCATATTTACCAATGAAGGAAACGGTCGGATGGTTACTACGCTGCCGCGATTGCACATTGCGGCCCTGTCCATTGAGAAAATCATCCCCACACTGAATGACCTGTCTCTGTTTGCTCGCTTGCTTCCCCGGAGCGCTACCGGACAAATCTTGTCGAGTTACCTTTCCATCATAACAGGATCCAGAAAACCCGGAGAGTCTACAGGCACGCGTGAACTCCATATTGTCCTCCTGGATAATGGCCGCTCAGAAATTCTTGGTGGCAAATACAGAGAAATTCTCAAATGTATCCGATGCAGCGCATGCTTTAACGTATGTCCGGTTTACCGAACCATCGGCGGCCACGCATACGGTGTAACGTACCCAGGTCCCATGGGCATCGTTTTGACCTCCCTACTCGAAGGGATGGGAGGAACTTACCCGTTAGTTGACGCCACAACCCTTTGTGGGGCCTGCGTAGAAGTTTGTCCCGTGCGAGTCCCACTTGTGAAACTCTTGACCATGTTACGAGAGGAACGTGTGGATAAAGGCATGACCTCATTCGCGGAGAGGGCTGCCATGAACACGTATGGTCTGTCCACAGGAAACCGAAGACTTTTCTCTCTGGGACAAAGAATCTCCAAGGTGTTGTGGCCCACTCTGAACAAAATTAACAGTAAAGGGATTATTAATCGACTTCCGAAACCGGCGTCTCAGAGTTTTGGACAGAAGAACCGTTAG
- a CDS encoding ABC transporter ATP-binding protein has protein sequence MLVVRDLYTSYGAIAALKGVSFNVRQGSVVALVGANGAGKSTALNTISGILRPDSGSIRFRDRDIAGWRADRVTALGLAQVPEGRQILGGLTVEENLVLGAYTRKDSEIGKDLEEIYLRFTILKNRRRQPADLLSGGEQQMLALGRALMSRPGLLMLDEPSLGLAPLIVQEVFRIIGDLKERTTILLVEQNARKALQVADYAYVLEGGRVAQEGPAAELQTDSRIVEAYLGRKH, from the coding sequence ATGCTCGTTGTTCGCGATCTTTATACTTCGTACGGCGCAATTGCGGCATTGAAGGGCGTGAGCTTCAATGTGCGTCAGGGTAGTGTGGTAGCCCTTGTGGGGGCAAATGGCGCCGGTAAATCGACCGCTCTCAACACAATCAGCGGGATACTCAGGCCGGATAGCGGGTCCATTCGATTTCGGGATCGTGATATTGCCGGCTGGCGGGCCGATCGCGTCACAGCCTTGGGGTTGGCGCAAGTGCCGGAAGGAAGGCAGATCCTCGGGGGATTGACTGTCGAGGAGAACCTGGTCCTCGGAGCTTACACCCGTAAAGATTCCGAGATTGGCAAAGATCTTGAGGAAATCTATTTGCGTTTCACCATATTGAAGAATCGTCGTCGACAGCCTGCCGATTTACTATCCGGGGGTGAGCAGCAAATGCTCGCGTTGGGTCGGGCGCTCATGTCTCGTCCCGGGTTACTGATGTTGGATGAACCGTCACTTGGTTTGGCGCCTCTAATAGTTCAGGAAGTCTTCCGAATTATCGGTGACTTAAAAGAACGGACAACGATATTACTTGTTGAGCAAAACGCCAGGAAGGCCCTTCAAGTAGCAGATTACGCCTACGTGCTGGAAGGCGGCCGTGTGGCTCAGGAAGGACCTGCCGCCGAACTGCAGACCGATTCTCGCATCGTTGAGGCTTATCTGGGACGGAAACACTGA
- a CDS encoding ABC transporter ATP-binding protein, with protein sequence MTQQSASPILEIKNVTRVFGGLKALENVSFDVPKGAICGLIGPNGAGKTTLINIISGLGPLSDGDILLEGRSINGLAPYRIAERGIGRTFQNIRLFGDLSVLENVVLGHHLKQTGTLIETLLRLPRSRADERASRQAALALLKRLRMEHLADVHARALSYGDQRRVEIARALALEPRLLLLDEPAAGMNSAETDQLSEFLLELRESSLTILIIEHDMDMIMRMSDLVIVLNFGLKIAEGPPDFVRNEPHVIEAYLGKEH encoded by the coding sequence ATGACACAGCAATCAGCCTCGCCAATTCTTGAAATCAAGAATGTCACCAGAGTGTTCGGCGGTTTGAAGGCGCTCGAGAACGTTTCATTCGATGTGCCGAAGGGCGCAATTTGTGGCCTGATTGGTCCGAACGGAGCCGGCAAGACAACGCTTATAAACATAATAAGTGGATTGGGGCCGCTTTCGGATGGCGACATCTTGCTTGAAGGACGCTCGATTAACGGATTGGCGCCGTATCGAATCGCTGAGCGCGGCATCGGTCGAACTTTCCAGAATATTCGTCTCTTCGGTGATCTCTCCGTTCTCGAAAATGTGGTACTAGGACATCACCTCAAGCAGACCGGAACCTTGATTGAAACCCTGTTGCGCCTGCCTCGGAGCAGAGCTGATGAACGAGCCTCCCGTCAGGCGGCCCTTGCCCTCCTGAAGCGCTTGCGCATGGAACATCTTGCGGACGTGCACGCCCGCGCCCTTTCTTATGGTGATCAGAGAAGAGTTGAGATAGCGAGAGCCTTGGCGCTGGAGCCGCGCCTACTGTTGCTGGATGAACCCGCTGCGGGTATGAACAGCGCTGAGACTGACCAGCTTTCCGAGTTTTTACTGGAGCTTAGGGAGAGTTCATTGACTATTCTCATCATAGAGCATGATATGGACATGATCATGCGCATGAGCGATCTCGTGATAGTCCTGAACTTCGGATTGAAAATCGCTGAGGGACCACCAGATTTTGTCCGCAATGAACCTCACGTAATCGAGGCGTATCTAGGCAAAGAACATTAA
- a CDS encoding branched-chain amino acid ABC transporter permease, producing MPEFVSNNISTINFVLINIALGLSIYITLATGLLSLSNAGFMAIGAYTVAIVFAEAHMPFSLGFALAIVLGVALAIPIGMLVLGLRDIYLAIATLGFGEIVRIIALNGDKVVRLFSDNKDITVFNGAEGITLTYTTPKLVMGLPDTTWPILIYVIVVIYLLATLHNSRYGRILASIRQDETAASTLGVNVVRYKLLAFVLGSAIAAGAGALSAPIVRVIDPHNYVFSRGVDILAYAVLGGMTHWVGPILGATVLTSLPETLRFLKDQRDIVNGLIIMLSIIYLPSGLADPRIMALLRKIFSFQWLSRSHADKTSKDRE from the coding sequence ATGCCAGAATTTGTCTCCAACAATATCTCAACTATTAATTTCGTGCTGATTAATATCGCCTTGGGGCTTAGCATCTATATCACCCTGGCCACGGGCCTTCTGTCATTGTCCAACGCCGGATTTATGGCGATCGGGGCCTACACGGTAGCTATCGTCTTTGCTGAGGCGCATATGCCATTTAGCCTCGGTTTCGCGCTGGCTATTGTGCTTGGGGTGGCCTTAGCCATCCCCATTGGGATGCTTGTGCTGGGCCTGCGTGATATTTACCTGGCGATCGCGACGCTGGGTTTTGGTGAGATCGTCAGGATAATCGCCCTTAATGGTGACAAAGTAGTCAGACTATTTAGCGACAACAAGGACATTACGGTCTTCAATGGCGCTGAAGGCATAACCCTGACATATACAACGCCTAAACTGGTAATGGGTTTGCCTGATACTACCTGGCCTATCCTTATCTACGTGATAGTGGTCATATATCTACTCGCTACACTCCATAATTCCCGGTACGGTCGAATTCTGGCGTCGATCAGGCAGGACGAAACAGCGGCTTCAACCCTGGGCGTCAATGTAGTCCGATACAAGCTTCTGGCGTTTGTGCTTGGTTCCGCAATCGCTGCCGGCGCAGGAGCGCTGAGCGCCCCGATTGTCCGGGTGATTGATCCACACAATTACGTGTTTAGCCGTGGCGTTGATATCCTGGCCTATGCCGTGCTAGGTGGAATGACTCACTGGGTCGGACCGATACTCGGCGCTACCGTGCTGACGTCATTGCCTGAAACTCTTCGTTTCCTTAAAGACCAACGCGATATAGTGAACGGTCTGATCATCATGCTGTCGATAATCTATCTACCTTCTGGTCTTGCAGACCCCAGAATCATGGCTTTACTGCGAAAGATATTCTCATTCCAATGGCTGTCACGTTCCCATGCTGATAAAACATCCAAGGACCGTGAATGA
- a CDS encoding branched-chain amino acid ABC transporter permease has translation MQELPQQLINGLWQGAALALFAMGYTLVFGVLDIINLAQGATFMWGAFFAFLCVTKLNWPLWYSIPVAMVGAGLLAVLLDRLAFKPLRSLTSGGLVLWGGFILLLLGMVGHWGYPVKTGITLAGALIMLVGFVQDYRSIRPLRIREVPHLAPMISSIGATFILVSLAINEFGAQVSRFPANLFPVKPYQITENAVISPIQALVLGLSLALMLLLSLLINRTQMGRAIRAIAWSERTSRLLGINVDYVIAQTFFISGALAGAAGVLLGLAFNRLEPTMGNEVELAGLTVIIVGGMGSIGGAAMAAFLVGMIRVLSVAYIDSSFRDAFVFALLILVLLVRPSGIFGRSKAVRA, from the coding sequence ATGCAAGAACTCCCTCAGCAACTGATTAATGGCTTGTGGCAAGGGGCGGCCCTCGCCCTTTTTGCTATGGGATACACCCTGGTGTTTGGTGTCCTCGACATCATTAATCTGGCGCAGGGAGCCACGTTCATGTGGGGAGCGTTTTTTGCGTTTCTGTGCGTCACGAAACTGAATTGGCCACTGTGGTACTCAATTCCTGTCGCAATGGTCGGAGCTGGGCTGCTGGCTGTATTACTTGATCGACTCGCGTTCAAACCTCTGCGTTCCCTAACATCCGGTGGGTTGGTCTTATGGGGTGGTTTCATCCTCCTGCTGTTAGGGATGGTTGGTCACTGGGGCTACCCTGTCAAGACCGGCATTACGCTCGCGGGAGCGTTAATCATGCTGGTTGGTTTTGTCCAGGATTACAGGAGTATCAGACCCCTGCGGATTCGGGAAGTCCCTCACCTGGCGCCCATGATCTCTTCGATTGGGGCTACATTCATTCTTGTCAGCCTCGCCATAAACGAGTTCGGCGCCCAGGTCTCTCGTTTTCCGGCGAATCTGTTCCCTGTAAAGCCATACCAGATCACTGAAAACGCCGTAATATCGCCTATTCAGGCGCTGGTCTTGGGCCTGTCTCTGGCGCTTATGCTCCTTTTGAGCCTGCTGATTAACAGAACACAAATGGGTCGGGCTATCCGCGCCATTGCATGGAGCGAACGAACTTCCCGGCTTCTTGGCATAAACGTCGATTATGTCATTGCCCAGACATTTTTTATTTCAGGCGCTCTCGCTGGGGCCGCTGGGGTGCTCCTGGGCCTTGCGTTCAACCGCTTGGAGCCCACTATGGGCAATGAGGTGGAACTGGCCGGGCTAACCGTCATTATTGTCGGAGGGATGGGGAGCATTGGAGGCGCCGCTATGGCGGCGTTTCTCGTAGGAATGATACGAGTCCTTAGTGTCGCTTATATTGATAGCAGTTTTCGTGACGCTTTTGTTTTTGCGTTGCTCATTCTGGTTCTGCTCGTACGACCCAGCGGCATCTTTGGACGCAGCAAAGCCGTGCGAGCGTAA
- a CDS encoding ABC transporter substrate-binding protein: MKARFFSFLLIFALLFAAYGAIDASSATAASANALTGEIPIGAVWSMTGAAAVYGSSQKNASELAVEQINKSGMLGTAKIKLITEDDRSTKEGAITAFDKLVKEYKVVAILGPTLSNSAKASDPIAQAAKTPVLAVSNTAGGIVEMGDYIFRDSLPEMLVQPNTIKETKNKLGYKKVAILYGNDDVFTKGGYDAFKKALNDQGIQILATETFNKNDSDFSAQLTKIKGLKPDAIIVSALAEEAAGIMSQGRQLGIPESVPFIGGNGFNSPKLAQLAGPAAEGAITGAAWLISNDTPGNKAFVEAYHKKYGANPDQFAAQAYTGVYILANAIKTAGSSNPTAIRDAMAKIRDLDTVLGKFSFDANREPVHSPVVQIIKNGKFVLYK, translated from the coding sequence ATGAAAGCGCGTTTTTTTTCATTCCTATTGATCTTTGCTTTATTATTCGCCGCTTATGGCGCTATTGACGCAAGTTCAGCCACTGCCGCGAGCGCAAACGCCCTCACTGGCGAGATTCCCATCGGGGCGGTCTGGTCGATGACCGGAGCCGCCGCGGTTTACGGCTCGTCCCAGAAAAACGCCTCAGAACTCGCTGTCGAACAAATAAACAAGTCCGGAATGCTTGGAACAGCCAAGATCAAACTGATTACCGAGGATGATCGCTCCACTAAAGAAGGAGCAATTACCGCGTTTGACAAGCTCGTTAAAGAATATAAGGTGGTCGCCATTCTGGGCCCAACGCTGTCAAACTCGGCCAAGGCCTCCGATCCTATTGCCCAGGCGGCAAAAACGCCGGTCTTAGCGGTATCCAATACTGCCGGTGGTATCGTCGAGATGGGAGATTACATTTTCCGTGACAGTCTTCCGGAAATGTTGGTCCAACCTAATACCATTAAAGAGACAAAAAACAAGCTGGGATACAAGAAAGTGGCCATACTTTATGGCAACGACGACGTTTTTACTAAAGGTGGCTATGACGCTTTTAAAAAGGCGCTAAATGACCAAGGCATCCAGATCCTGGCCACTGAAACGTTTAACAAGAACGATAGTGACTTTTCCGCCCAGTTGACAAAAATTAAGGGGCTCAAGCCTGACGCTATTATCGTCTCCGCTCTGGCTGAAGAAGCGGCCGGCATTATGAGCCAGGGACGGCAGCTTGGTATTCCTGAGTCTGTCCCATTCATCGGTGGTAATGGCTTCAATTCCCCTAAATTGGCTCAGCTCGCCGGACCAGCGGCTGAAGGAGCCATTACCGGCGCAGCCTGGTTGATCAGTAACGACACGCCCGGTAACAAAGCTTTTGTTGAAGCCTATCACAAAAAATACGGCGCCAATCCTGACCAGTTCGCCGCCCAGGCGTACACCGGGGTTTATATCCTTGCCAACGCCATCAAAACCGCAGGTTCAAGCAATCCAACCGCGATCCGGGACGCTATGGCCAAAATCAGGGACCTCGACACAGTATTGGGAAAATTCTCATTCGACGCTAACCGGGAGCCGGTACATTCTCCTGTAGTCCAGATCATCAAAAACGGGAAATTTGTGCTATATAAATAG
- a CDS encoding site-specific integrase, whose product MSVKKQGKTWYVFFRPFGDIIKLSLKDCENKRQALAIEAELIEALRKSDYSQLSINGRQACVKLFVNQNWEMPEALQPSQAKRPPKVITFWKAVELYVNDPSFKSLSMPKRYHQKLAHLVKYFGKNRPIKDITIPVLKAYRENRSQEGVTNATINREMSAISGVFRVLIEHQVLEINPCRQIKKLSEKSGERQVYIGLGDVERIKDLCPLWFQDMIWMSYLSGMRKGEVFKLRWSNVNLSKRIISFHATDTKEGKCKRVPIHRELIQVFERIGKIRSLNDDKLFQVAPQSIQQPWPRALKKLNWETPTPCFHDLRHSWKTNARRSGIDSEIRELIMGHAGKALNVSERYGFVSDEELVSAIDKFTYDNGLTQILVASNAGK is encoded by the coding sequence ATGTCGGTGAAGAAACAAGGAAAAACCTGGTATGTTTTCTTTCGTCCTTTTGGGGACATTATCAAGTTAAGCCTTAAAGACTGTGAAAATAAACGTCAGGCGTTGGCTATTGAAGCTGAGTTAATCGAGGCCTTAAGGAAGTCGGATTATTCCCAGTTATCAATTAATGGCCGTCAAGCCTGTGTGAAGTTGTTCGTAAACCAAAACTGGGAGATGCCGGAGGCGTTGCAACCCTCCCAGGCCAAGCGCCCGCCAAAAGTAATCACTTTTTGGAAGGCTGTGGAACTTTACGTCAATGATCCCAGCTTCAAGAGCTTGAGTATGCCGAAACGGTATCACCAGAAACTGGCCCACCTAGTAAAATATTTTGGGAAAAACAGACCTATTAAGGACATCACGATCCCTGTTTTGAAGGCGTATCGAGAAAATCGGTCACAAGAAGGCGTAACAAACGCTACTATAAATCGTGAAATGTCGGCTATTAGCGGGGTCTTCCGGGTCCTGATCGAACATCAGGTCCTGGAAATCAATCCATGCCGGCAGATAAAGAAACTGAGCGAGAAATCTGGGGAACGCCAGGTTTATATTGGTCTTGGGGATGTCGAAAGGATCAAGGATCTTTGCCCTTTGTGGTTTCAGGACATGATATGGATGAGCTATCTGTCAGGGATGCGAAAGGGTGAAGTTTTCAAACTTCGATGGAGCAACGTGAATCTTTCGAAACGGATTATATCCTTTCACGCGACAGACACGAAAGAAGGAAAATGTAAACGTGTTCCGATCCATCGCGAACTCATCCAGGTATTTGAACGTATAGGGAAGATCAGGTCGTTGAATGACGACAAGCTATTTCAGGTTGCGCCGCAATCGATTCAGCAACCATGGCCACGCGCGTTAAAGAAACTCAATTGGGAAACACCCACGCCGTGCTTTCACGATTTGAGACACAGTTGGAAGACAAACGCGAGGCGAAGCGGTATTGATTCAGAGATACGGGAATTGATAATGGGTCATGCTGGAAAAGCGTTGAATGTTTCAGAGCGGTATGGATTTGTCAGCGATGAGGAGCTTGTGTCGGCTATAGACAAATTCACTTACGACAACGGGTTAACGCAAATTCTAGTCGCGTCAAACGCCGGAAAATAG
- a CDS encoding helix-turn-helix domain-containing protein codes for MEKYYTPIQAAQELHVSEITMYRWLKAGKLEYIQVSERRRLIAETELENFLSRRIVSPPKKIVDRARDYDRPWTGPVENGSLANEDDPGDKENGVKSLTKEIALLCR; via the coding sequence GTGGAAAAGTATTATACGCCGATTCAGGCGGCTCAAGAACTGCATGTGTCGGAAATAACTATGTATCGATGGTTGAAAGCGGGTAAATTGGAATATATTCAAGTTTCTGAAAGGCGAAGGTTAATTGCTGAGACTGAGTTGGAAAATTTTCTTTCCCGTCGGATCGTCTCTCCACCCAAAAAAATTGTTGACCGCGCGCGCGATTATGATAGACCTTGGACGGGACCTGTAGAAAACGGATCTTTGGCAAATGAAGATGATCCGGGGGATAAGGAAAATGGCGTGAAATCTTTAACAAAGGAGATCGCGCTCTTATGTCGGTGA